ATTATGATTTTGAAAAAGACTTTAAATTTATTTCCGATATCTACGGCTCTATTTCAATAGTGTTATTAGTTTTTTTGGCTTTAGCATTATTCATTTACTTTATACGATATTTATTATTAAAGAATAGAAAAATTGAAGAATTTAAAACCTGGGATTGTGGCTATCAAATAACAAGTAGTAGATTACAATATACAGGTGGATCTTTTGTTCAACCTTTTCTCCATCTTGTTAAAGAGATGGTTCCTCAAAAAATTGAAGTTAAGAAAGAACAAATATTATTTCCAGAGAAAGCAAGTCTTGTAAGTTATACACACGATTTCCTGGAAAAATTTTTAATCCAGCCAGTAGTTAAATTTTTGAAATTATCTATGGAACTCTTTGCTTGGATACAAAGTGGTAAAATGCAGCAATACATAATTTATGGTCTTATATTTTTGTTGTTTATTTTGATATGGATATTTGGAGTATCTTAAATGGTAAAAATTATTATTTACATTTTTTTGATTATCTCCCCTTTTTTCTTTGTAGGAATTATTAATCGAGTAAAAGCATTATGGGCAGGAAGAAAAGGAACTCCAATTTTACAAGCTTATTATGATTTTTTGAAGTTACTCCAAAAAGGTGAGGTAATAAGTAAAACAACTTCTTTTATTTTTAGATTAACTCCATCGATAAATGTTGCATCGATGTTGATTGCGTTACTAATTATTCCAATTCCTCTTTTAGGAAGCATAATAAAATTTCCAGCTGACTTTGTTTTATTCTCTTATATTCTTGGATTTTCAAAATTTATGACTGTACTTGCCGCACTCGATACAGGAAGTAGCTTTGAAGGAATGGGTGCAAGCAGAGAAGCTACTTTTTCTACTATTAGTGAAACGGCATTCTTTATAATTATTGGAACATTGGCTTTACTTACAAATCGATTATCTTTCGAATCAATTTTTCTTGTTTTGAATTTAAGCTCTGGCTATACAGCTCTTGTTAAGATACTTCTTGTGATCTCAATTTTTATAATGTTATTAGCAGAAGGCAGTAGAATTCCTGTTGACGATCCCAATACTCATCTCGAGTTAACTATGATTCACGAAGTTATGATACTTGATTATTCTGGACCAGATTTAGCTTTGATTAATTATGCTGCTTCTTTAAAAATGTTATTGTTTTCTATGTTAATATCTAATCTATTAGTGCCTCCTTCTCTATCTCTGGAAATTTCTATTACTTTATTTCTTTTGTTGCTGGTATTGATATTTATGACAGTTGGTTTAATTGAATCTTTAATAGCAAGAATTAGAATGTCGCACGTGCCTCAGTTCATTTTTGTTATAACTGCTTTTTCGATAACTGCTTTTGCAATAGTAATGTTCTTTTTACGCGGAGGATATTAATGAGTGATTTTTTAATTGTACTTCTTGGTACTACAATGCTTTATATCTTTGCTGTGGGTAGAATAGAAGCATATGTAAAAACTCTTTCACTTCAGGGTCTTATTTTATTTCTTTTGGTTCTACTTGATATAAAAGAAATTAACTGGTTAAATATACTTTTTTTAAGCTTTGAAACTCTGGTTATAAAAGCTATTGTTATTCCAGTATTTTTATTAACAGCAATTAGAAAAAATGAAATAGGAAGAGAAGTTGAACCATATATTTCTCAGTTTTATTCTTTGCTTATAGCAATTGGAATTTTCGTTCTTGGTTTTGTTGCAGCATTCTGGTCGGCACAGGTTGGTGAGTTTATAAAACCACTATATTTTGGTGTGTCGATTGTTTTAATAATTTCATCTCTATTTTTAATTATTAATAGAAAAAGAATTATTACACATATACTTTGTTATATGCTCTTAGAGAATGGAATTTTTTTACTTTCTATTTCGGTTGCAAACGAAATGCCTTTATTAGTAAATCTTGGAGTTTTACTTGATCTGTTTGTTGGAATTTATCTCTTTGTTTTATTTTTTAATAAGATTCAAGAAATGTATGATGGCAACCATATTGATGTATTAACAGAACTAAGAGATTGATATGATAGCCAGTATTTTACTAATACCAATAATTTTTAGCTTATTTGCTTTACTTATAAAAAACAAAGTTTACAATAGGATTGTCTTAATTGGCAATGCTATTATTTATCTTATAATTGCAATAATGCGATGGTTAAATGTAGTCTGGTTTGTGTTGCCAGCATGGTTGCTAAAATATTTTTCTTTTGACGACGTTGGATTATACTTTTTCTCGATTATGAGTATTGTCTTTCTTGCAACCTCGGTTTATAGTGTTTTTTACTTTAAAGAAAGTAATTTAACGGCTTATCAAGAAGCGGTCTTTATTGCAGAACTTTTATTTTTTGTTGTGGCAATGAGTGGAGTAATTTTATCAACTCATATTGCTTTGCTCTGGGTATTTATTGAAGGAACAACATTAACGAGTGCACTCTTGATTTACTTTGAAAAGAAAAAATCATCTTTAGAAGCAGCCTGGAAGTATGTTTATATTTGTTCCATAGGTATTGCAATTGCTTTTGTTGGAATAATTGTGCTGTCAATCGGAAGTAAAGGAATTGATTCCCTCTTTTTTGAAAATTTGTATAAGTATGCAGCAGAAAAAAATCCATTCTGGTTAAAAATAGCTTTTGCTTTTTTATTTGTGGGAATCGGAACAAAAATTGGTGTTGCTCCAATTCATGCATGGTTGCCAGATGCCCACTCAGAAGCACCTTCACCTGTATCGGCTTTATTATCTGGTACTTTACTTAACTCTGCTTTGCTCGGTATTATTAGAATAAATGAAATATTTATACATGCCCATCAAGAAGACTTTATCAACTTTTTTTTGTTATTGACTGGATTTTTGTCTTTAATGGTTAGTTCAGTCTTTATTTTACGAGTGAAGAATTATAAAAGAATGTTAGCTTATTCTTCTATTGAAAATATGGGAATTATCTTTATTGCTCTTGGTTTGGGTAAAGCAGGAATTTATGCAGCTATGTTACATATTCTTGTTCATTCACTTTCTAAAACTACTTTTTTCTTAACTTCAGGGAATATTTATTACTTGTATAAATCAAAGAAAATAGAAAGTGTTAATGGATTATTATATTCTGAGCCAAAAACAGCCTGGCTCTGGATAATTTCTACAATTACTATTCTTGGAGTACCACCTTCGCCAGCTTTTATTACGAAGTTTTTGATTATTAAAGCTTTGTGGTTAAGTAATTTGGGTTGGTTAATTATTCCATTTTTCTTGTTTATTATTTTCATTACTTACGGAATGATAAATGTTGCTACGAAAATGTCTTTTGGTAGTTCTCAATTATCCACTAACAATAAAATTCCAGGGTATGCCTATATTCCACAATTTATTTTATTGTTAATCTTAATAATAATGGGAATTATTATTCCCCAGCAATTAAATGAATTTATTATAAATGCAGGAAAGTTTATTGGTTAATATGAATAACAACTGGCTTGAAATAAAAAACTTAGAAGCAATTCCATTATCAGAAATCCCACGTCTCGATATAAATTCTTTTCGAGAGCAATTGGTAAAAAAAATTAAAAGCGGTGAAAGATTAGTTCAGCTATTTGGCAATAAGGATAATGATGATGTGGTTTTATATGGTATAACTGCTAATGATGATAATTCTAAATTGTACCTTGCTTCTTGTATCTTTGATAATAAAAAAGAATATGAATCATTAACTCAAGATGTACCTGCTGCTCATCTTTTTGAAAGAGAGTTTTATGAACAATTTGATATTAAACCGCTTAATCATCCATGGCTAAAACCACTACGCAAAATTAATGCAGAGTTATATAACTTTTTCAAAATGGAAGGAGAAGATGTACACGAAGTTGGTGTTGGTCCAATCCATGCGGGTATAATAGAACCAGGACATTTTCGATTTTCGTGTCATGGTGAAAAAATTTATCATCTGGAAATTCAACTTGGGTTTCAACATAGAGGAATAGAAAAGTTATTTAGAAAAAACAATCCTGTTTATTTATTAAAATTAGCAGAATCAGTTTCTGGCGATAGTGTTATTGCTCATGCGAGTACTTTTGTTCGTGCAGTAGAGTCGCTATCAAATTGTAATGTATCCTACAATGCAAACCTGATAAGAGCAATTGCTTTAGAGTTAGAAAGAATTGCTGTTCATCTTGGTGATTTATCTGCATTATCAAATGATGTTGCGTATTTAACAGGCAGCTCTGTATTTGGTGCATTAAGAACAAAAGTAATAAATACAACAATGTCATTGTGTGGAAATCGATTTGGAAGAGGATTGATTAATTATGGTGGTGTTAATTATGAAATTGATGATGCTCTTAAAAGTAAAATTCTTAACACAATTAATAGTCTTGAAGAAGAAGTTAATTTAGCTTCAGAAGTATTGTTCTCTTCAGCTTCTGTGCTCGAAAGATTTGAAAAAACTGGAATTGTAGATAAAGAAACAGCCATACAAATCGGGATGGTTGGTCCAGCTGCTCGTGCAAGTGGTGTTTCAATTGATGTTCGTGCAGATCATCCCAGTGGAGCTTATCAATATTTTCCTGTTCATAAACTTACATTAAATTCTGGTGATGTTTTTGCAAGAGCCTATATAAGATATGTTGAAATAATACAATCAATTAAAATTATTAGAGAGCAGCTTGAAAATCTTAGTAAAGAAAATATTATTAGCAGCCTGGGAAGCTTAGAGCCAAATAAATTTGTGATTTCTCTTACCGAAGGATGGCGAGGCGAAGTTTCTTATGTAATTCTAACAGATGAAACAGGTAAAATCAAAAAAGTAAAAATAAAAGATCCTTCGTTTAATAATTGGTTTGCATTAGCATTAGCTGTAAGAGGAAATGATATTTCTGATTTTCCATTATGTAACAAAAGCTTTAATCTCTCTTATTGCGGTTTCGATTTATAATTATAATTGGTGATTTTTATGATGAATTTAATAAAATTAAGAAAACAACATGGCTTTCAAACAATAAATGATATTAAGAATGCTTTAATACTTGATACACATAGAGGATTCCCTCTTTTAGATGAATCGAAATGTGAATTAAATTGTTCTGAATGTAAAGAAATTTGTCCAACCGAAGCTATTGAATTAAATCCCCTATCGCTCGACTTGGGCAAATGTATTTTTTGTGGTGAATGTGAAAAAATTTGTAAAGGAAATGGAATAAGGTTTACATCAAATTATAAAATTGCTGCTACCTCAAGAAATAATTTAATTGTAAGCTCACAACAGAGTTATGAAGAGTACGAATTAAAAGCTATTGAGATAAAAGAGAAGATTTATAAACTATTTGGTAGATCATTAAAGCTAAGACAGGTTTCTGCTGGAGGTTGTAATGGATGCGAAATGGAACTGGCAGCAACAACAAATGTTAATTTTGATATTACAAGATTCGGGATAGATTTCGTTGCATCTCCACGTCATGCAGATGGTATTGTAATAACTGGACCAATTACAAAAAATATGGCATCTGCATTACTTGATGCATATAAAAGTATTGGAGAACCTAAAATAGTAATAGCTTTTGGTGCCTGTGCAATTAGTGGTGGAATTTTTTATGAGTCTGATGAGTTAGATCGTTCTTTTATAGAAAATCATAAAGTGGATTTGTATATCCCTGGTTGTCCGCCTCATCCTCTTACTTTTATTAATGCATTATTGAAATACTTAAATATTTGAGTCAATCAAATTGATACTATTCAAAACAATAATTAAGTTTATACTAATTTATTTACTATTTTAGAAGAAATATGAAAACATCCGGTTATATTTTTTTAATATTAGCATGGGGCTCAATTTTTTCACTGGTTGTTTATTGCATTTATAAAATTCTCAGATCGAACAATCAAAAATATGAATGAGAATAGAATTTTATTCCCGCTAAAATTGTTTTATAAACACAACCCAAGCATATAATTTAAACGGTGCATTAATCTATAACATAATTATTGTTGTCTAATCATTGTATTTTTATAAATATTATTAATTCGGAATTTTTATGAACAAGAAAAAGTTGATAAGCTTAATTTCTATTGTAATAATTTTGTTTTTATTTGCATTACCTAAATTAATAATTAATAAAAGCAAGAATTTAAATTCGCCTCAATCAAATCCAAGATCACAACCTCTTGTTGTTAAAGGAATAATTATTAAAGAAGGATACCTGCAAAATAAAATATTTTCAAATGGTACTTTAATGAGTAATGAAGAAGTTGAGCTAAGAACAGAAATAGCAGGAAAAATTACGCAGATTTTATTTGAAGAAGGAAAATATGTAAAAAAGGGAGAACTTTTATTAAAGATTAATGATGCAGAACTTCAGGCAACTTTGAAAAAAAATAAATCGAGAGAAACACTTGCACGAGATAAAGAATATCGATATAAACAATTACTTGAAAAGAATCTTACAAGTCAACAGGATTATGATGTTGCTCTCGGTGAACTAAATTCAGTTCTTGCAGATATTGAATACACACAGGCACAGATTGAAAAAACTGAAATTCGAGCTCCTTTTGATGGAATAATTGGATTAAGATCTGTAAGTGTAGGAAGTTATATCTCTCCTCAAACAAGAATAGCAACTCTTCAAAGTATCAATCCAATGAAAGTCGATTTTGCAGTTCCACAAAAATATTTTGGTTTAATTAAACCAGGAAAAACAGTATATATAAAAATTTCTTCTACTGGAAAGACATACACTGGAAAAGTTTATGCGGTTGAACCAAAAATTGATCCGAATACAAGATCTGTACAGGTTCGTGCAATAGTACCAAATGAAAAAGGAGAGTTAACTCCTGGTGCTTATGTTGAAATTGAGATTGTACTGGAAGAATTTAATAATGCAATTTTAGTTCCTTCAGAAACTATTGTACCAGATATTGAAGGAGAAAAAGTTTTTGTATATCGAAATGGTAAAGCAGTTCCACAAATTGTATCAACTGGAATTAGAACTGAAAAAGAGGTTCAGATACTTGGTGGACTTAATATAGGTGATACATTAATTGTTTCGGGTATCATTCAAATAAAACCAAATGCTCCGGTAAGACTAAGTTCTGTGAATTAAAAAATTTATATTAATAAAGAAAAATTGAAAGACAATTATGAGTTTATCATCAGTTAGCATACGAAGGCCAGTTCTTGCCATTGTAATGTCTCTTACAATAATTTTATTTGGAATAATTGGTTATACATTTTTAGGAGTAAGAGAATATCCAAGCATCGATCCACCAATAATTACAGTCTCCACAACTTATGTTGGTGCAAATGCTGATGTAATTGAATCTCAGATAACCGAACCTCTTGAAGAGCAAATTAATGGAATAGCTGGAATACGTTCATTAACATCTGTTAGTCGTGATGGAAGAAGTGTGATAACTGTTGAATTTGATGTTTCAGTTGACCTTGAAGCAGCTGCCAATGATGTTCGCGATCGGGTTTCGATTGCAAGAGCTCGACTTCCTCAAGATGTAGATCCACCTGTAATATCAAAAGCAGATGCCGATGCAATTCCAATTGTTTTTTTGAATATAAAAAGTGATAAGAAAAACTTATTACAACTTTCAGATATTGCACAAAATATTTTTAAGGAAAGATTACAAACAATTCCTGGAGTAAGTCAGGTTAATATCTGGGGCGAAAGAAGATATTCTATGCGACTATGGATGGATCCTGCTCAATTAGCTGCACACGGAATAACACCACTGGATATAAGAAATGCTCTTAATAGAGAAAATATTGAATTACCATCAGGACGAATTGAAGGAAATAATACAGAACTGACAGTAAGAACTCTTAGTAGATTAACCAGCGAGGAAGATTTTAATAATCTTATTATTAAAGAATCGAATGGTATTATTGTTCGATTGAAAGATGTTGGATATGCACAGCTTTATCCAGAAAATGATCGTTCTATTTTAAGACGAGATGGCACTCCAATGGTTGGGGTAGTTTTAATTCCACAACCTGGTGCAAATCATATTCAAATAGTAGATGAATTTTATAAACGTATTGAACAAATCAAAAAAGATTTACCACCAGATATCGAACTTGGAATCGGTTTTGATGTTACTAAGTATATTCGAAATTCAATTTCTGAAGTTAAAGAAACAATTTTACTTGCATTTGGTCTGGTTATTTTAATTATATTTTTCTTTTTGAGAGATTGGCGTACTACATTAATTCCTATCATAGCTATTCCTGTATCTCTGATTGGTTCTTTCTTTATAATGTATCTGGCTAATTTTTCGATAAATGTGCTTACACTTCTGGGATTGGTACTTGCAATTGGAATTGTTGTTGATGATGCAATTGTTGTACTCGAAAATATTTATAAAAAGATCGAAGAAGGAATGAATCCAATTGAAGCTGCTACAAAAGGATCTTCTGAAATTTTCTTTGCTATAATTTCAACAACAATAACTTTAGCGGCAGTATTTTTACCAATAATGTTTTTACAGGGAATCACAGGAAGATTATTCGTTGAGTTTGGAGTTGTAATAGCAGGATCGGTAATAATTTCTGCATTTGTTGCTTTAACATTAACACCAATGTTAAGTTCTCGATTATTAAAAACAAAAGAAAAACATAGCTGGTTTTATTATAAAACCGAACCAATCTTTTCCTGGCTTGAAGATTTTTATCGAAATACTCTCGAAAGTTTTATGGAGAGAAAATGGCTTGCAATTGTTATAATGATTGTATCTATAATGATTATATATTTAATTGGTACAAATTTACAACAGGAACTCGCTCCAATAGAAGATCGCGGAGAAATTCGTGTTCAATGCACAATGCCAGAAGGTACATCTTTTGAAATGATGGATAGATATATTCAACAATTAGCCAGAACGATTCAGGATTCAATCAAAGAAACAGAGGCTATAATTTCTGTTACGGCTGGTGGCGGTGGTGCAAGCGGTGCAAACACTGGGTTTGTTAGACTTACTCTAACGGATGCTTCTAAACGTAAAAGAAGTCAACAAGAAATTGCTGAACAAATAACTGGCATTACAAGAAGACTTAACGATGCTCGTTCATTCGTTATTCAAAGTCAATCAATTTCAACAAGAAGAGGTGGTTTGCCTGTTCAATATGTTGTTCAAGCACCAGATTTTGAAAAGCTGAGAGAAGTTGTACCAAAATTTTTAGAAGCTGCACAGGAAGATCCTACTTTCGCAACCGTTGATGTTAATCTAAAATTCAATAAACCAGAAATTGTTGTTGAAATTAATAGAACAAAAGCACGTGAACTGGGTGTAACTGCACTGGATATAACTCAAACACTTCAACTTGCATATAGTGGACAGCGTTTCGGTTATTTTATTATGAATGGTAAACAATATCAGGTAATTGGACAGGTACTTCGCGAAAACAGAAATAAACCAGTAGACCTTGCATCTTTATATGTTAGAAATAATCGAGGAGAATTAATTCAACTTGATAATTTAATAACAATGAAAGAAAGAAGTAATCCACCACAACTTTATAGATTTAATCGATATGTTAGTGCAACTTTTTCAGCAAGTTTAGCTCCTGGAAAAACAATTGGTGATGGCATTAAAGCTATGGATAATATTGCTAAAAAAGTTTTAGATGATAATTTCTCCACTGCACTCGAAGGTGCTTCTAAAGATTTTGTTGAGAGTTCATCCAGTTTGTTATTTACTTTCTTACTTGCACTAATATTGATTTATTTAACACTTGCTGCTCAGTTTGAAAGTTTTAGAGATCCATTTATAATTATGTTTACCGTTCCACTTGCAATCGCAGGGGCTGTTTTTTCATTATGGTATTTTAACCAGACTTTAAACATTTTTAGTGAAATTGGTCAAATAATGTTAATTGGACTGGTTACAAAAAATGGAATTTTAATTGTTGAATTTGCAAATCAAAAGAAAGCACAGGGCTTATCTGTAATTGATGCAGTAAAAGAAGCAGCACGTTTGAGATTAAGACCAATTTTGATGACAAGCTTTTCAACTATTCTCGGAACTCTTCCAATAGCTCTGGCTCTTGGAGCTGGCTCAGAAAGTCGTATGTCAATGGGAATCGCTGTAATCGGCGGTTTGATTTTTTCAACATTATTAACACTATATGTAATTCCAGTAGTATATTCATATCTATCAGAAAAAACAAAAACAGTTAGCAACGTAGTTGTTGAAAAAGTTGAAGAAGCATATGTTGCTAAATAAAAACAAGAATAAAACTTGAATAGAGCTTTTCTGTTTAAGTTTTCCGATTGAATTATTTTAAAACAATTTCTTAATTAAAACTATTTATTGTTCTCTATCTCGCCTTATAAATTTATATTGCATCTACATTTTTCATAATATTATAAATGGTGAATTATGCATAATTCCATAAAAGAAAAACCTGCTATATTTTCTTTTTCCAAAAATTTCTGGATAGTTATTCTTATGGAATTCTTCGAAAGAGGTTCTTACTATGGTGTAATGTCTGTACTTTCAGTTTACTTAATATTAAGTAGTAACGAAGGTGGATTGGGTTTTTCTAAAGAAAGTGTTGGTATTATTAAAAGCACAATAACACCACTTCTTTATTTTTTGCCTATTCTTTCTGGAGCAATTGCAGATAGATTTGGTTATCGAAAAACGCTGATGTTTGCTTTTATAATGATGAGTGCTGGTTATTTTTTCACATCATTGTTTTCTTCATATCCATTAGTGTTTGCAAGTTTAATCTTAATGGCAATTGGAGCTGGATTTTTCAAACCAATAATTTCAGGCACAATAGCAAGAACTACTGATAAATCTAATTCTACTTTAGCATTTGGAATTTATTACTGGTCAATAAATCTTGGGGCTTTTTTATTTCCACTTATTCTTGTTCCAATCTTAAAACAAATTTCCTGGTCATATATTTTCATAATGGCTTCTGTTGGAACAGGCTGGCTTTTATTTTTAAATATTTTTGTTTATAAAGAACCAGATAAACCAGAAAACACAAAAGCATTAAAAACTGTTTTGTTTGATATGATTAAAGTTCTTGGCGATTTTAGATTTGTATTTATGATTGTCATCTATTCTGGTTTCTGGATTTTGTACTTTCAACAATTTGATACTGTGTTATGGTATGTAAAAGATTATGTTGATGCCACACCAGTAAATAATATTGTAAATTCTTTTCTATCAATTTTTATTTCTAATCCCGACTGGAAATTTGATGTTGAACATGTAACTGTAATAAATGCTGGAACAATTATTCTTTTGCAAATTTTCATTTCAAATTTTGTTAAAAACTTTAAAGCTTTACCAACAATGATTGCTGGTATAAGTCTCGGTACAATTGGAATGGCAATTCTTGCAATATCAACTCATCCATATGTATTTATACTTGGAATAATTATTTTTTCGATTGGAGAAATGACTGCACATCCAAAATTTATTAGTTATGTTGGTTTGATAGCACCCGAAGATAAAAAAGCACTTTATCTTGGGTATGCATTTTTATATGGCGTGATAGGAAGTGGAATAGGTGGTGTTCTGGGTGCAAATCTTTATGTTCATTTTGTTGATAACTTAAAAAATCCAACAATTCTCTGGATTATCTTTAGTTCAATTGGATTATTAACAATAATAGGTTTGTTACTTTATAATAAATTTTTTGCACCCAAGAATCTTGATGTATAAAGAAATTATTTGTGTGCTAAAAATAAATCAATGTGTTTTTTATTTTAATAAAAAGTGAGGTTATGTTTTCTAATTGACTTTTATTTTTTTGTGTTGGAGTTCTATTAATATCAATATTATTTCATAAATTTTGTTATTCTATTAAAAGATAATCAGAAATAAAATGAAGTATTTATATCCAATTGCATTAATAATTCTATCATTTAATATTTTATTAGCCCAGCAGGAAAATGTACCAATCGATCATAATGTTTATGTTTTTCTGAAAGAAATGAAAGTAAAAAAGATTATATCCTTTATTCATGATGATAATCCTAAAATGTCTCGCTCAGAAGTTAGAAAGTATCTCGAAGTAATTGAATCAAAAAAAGATTTGTTAAGTCAAACTGAAAAAAAGTTATTGAAGAAATTTCAAGATGAATTTTATGATGATAAAGCTGATTCAACCAATACAATGCAGTTTTTAGGTAAAACAGAAAAGTTTTCAAAAGACATTTTTGATATGTTCAGTCAAAAAATAAAATATATTTATGCTTATAGAGAAGAAAAAGCAAATTTATATCTGGAAATGATTGGCAGAGCCATGTATGGTCAAAATATTAAAGAAGAAGTGAATAATTCTGAATTATTTGATATTGGATTTAGATTGCGAGGAACTTTGTTCGATAGATTGGGATATAACTTAACAGTTCAAAAAGGTGCAGTTGCTGGTTCTACAAATTATGCAACAGTATTCGATCCACGTTTGAAATATAATTTCAAGTTCTATGAGAATATAGAAAATGTTAGTAATTATGATTTTACAGAAGGTTATTTAAGATATTACACACAACCAGTTGAAAATATGGATTTATCTTTTCAAATAGGAAGAGAAAAAATAAAATTAGGTTATGGATATGGTAGTAAATTAGTTTTA
This is a stretch of genomic DNA from Rosettibacter firmus. It encodes these proteins:
- a CDS encoding MFS transporter encodes the protein MHNSIKEKPAIFSFSKNFWIVILMEFFERGSYYGVMSVLSVYLILSSNEGGLGFSKESVGIIKSTITPLLYFLPILSGAIADRFGYRKTLMFAFIMMSAGYFFTSLFSSYPLVFASLILMAIGAGFFKPIISGTIARTTDKSNSTLAFGIYYWSINLGAFLFPLILVPILKQISWSYIFIMASVGTGWLLFLNIFVYKEPDKPENTKALKTVLFDMIKVLGDFRFVFMIVIYSGFWILYFQQFDTVLWYVKDYVDATPVNNIVNSFLSIFISNPDWKFDVEHVTVINAGTIILLQIFISNFVKNFKALPTMIAGISLGTIGMAILAISTHPYVFILGIIIFSIGEMTAHPKFISYVGLIAPEDKKALYLGYAFLYGVIGSGIGGVLGANLYVHFVDNLKNPTILWIIFSSIGLLTIIGLLLYNKFFAPKNLDV